The genomic region ACTCCCTCAACACTCGGTTACCCGGCCCCAACTGTCACTAGGACTGAGGCTGCAAAACCCTGCATTGGGGTGTCAGCTGCCTGGTCTGAAAGGTACGCGTTGACTCCAGTTTTGGGCTCAAGAAGGGCTCCCTAAAGAGAAGCGGTCCTGGTGGTGGCAGGCACGTGGTGACTGAGCCAGCTGGAAGAGGCTGGGGGAGGCGCGTCGGGCAGAGAGAAGCATGAGCAGAAATGTCCGGAGGCATCTTTGATGGGGAGGTGGGATGCAGGTGTGGTCAAAGGAGCATGAAGCGTGGGGTCAGATGGACTTGGATTGAATTCTGACTCTATCCCTCGCCATCTGTGTGGCCTTAAACTTGTCATTGgcctgaacctcagtttcatcatctgttaaAACGGGGATAAGGAGTGGGGTTATTATGTAAGTACAACCTCCTTTATTCCCACTCCTCTGTTTGTACTCTGTCTCCCAGCTGTTCTAAAATCCTAGCCGTTTGTTCagtgcttccttctctctctcctttctgggcCCTCCTGGTGCATTTCACTCTGGCTGGAATGCTCATATTCCAGGTGTAGGAATGACACCATCAGGAGGTTATAAACTGGGCACTGATATgttcagatttgtgtgtgtgtgtgttgaatattatttatttatttggttgctccaggtcttagtGGCAGCACCCAGAATCTGCAATCTttgttgcggcacgtgggatctttcattgtggtgtgtgAACTCTGAGTTGCAACATTCAGGATctattttcctgaccagggatcaaacctggactttctgcattgggagctcggagtcttagccactggaccactaggaaggTCCCCAGACTTgtggggttgttttgtttttcagcttcagcataggtATTTAATCTCAAAATCATGATCCAGGTcagttctaagaaaaaaaaacacagacctCTCAGTCACACTACCTAGTTACTGGTTGTCAAGATAAGCAGTCACATGGTAAAGGAAACTGAATAATTTAAactgaaggaagaggaaaagtcATAAAGCAGAGTAGTTCAACTCTATCTAAGGTTACAGCAGCCTCTATATGGGTGAGGGAACGCTGATGTTAGGTCGTGCTCAACATTGTAGGCTAAAGCCTTCTTATGGCCAAAGCAAAGAAGCCCACACTGTTTTTAAGCCTGGAAGTTGATCTGATCTGagaaaatctcaaagaaaggtgATCTGAAGGGCTAGGTTCCCAAGCAGAAGAAACCCTACCGCAGCAGGACATAGTGGGTGTGGCGAAAGCAAGACGATCAAGATACTATGATCTCTCCTGAAGTTTAAAAACCAAATGGGCCCCAAATCAAAGTCTCAGGTACCAGTCATGTCCAAAGAGTAAGGAAGGAAAAGACTCTCAGGTGTGGTTCAGGCTGCATCTTCGTTCcagtttctccttcttttccttccatgTCACTCGCCCATTCTCAGGCGACCCATTCCAACTCAGTTCTGGGTCGCCCCTTCCCTCTGTCTGAGTTCCCCCTTCCCTGTCCTCTTCATCCCTCTCACCTAAGATGCTTTCCTCTTCTGGGAGGACTTGCTGCCACCACACCCAGGACCACCTTCACACCTACCTCAGAGCAGCCCCCAGGTGGGACCCACGGTGCACCCACTCCGCTTGGGCAGGAGCCCCCCGGACCTGTGTTTTGAAGGCCAAGAGAACAATGGGAAATTCCTGTCTTTACTCCCTTCCCCCTCACTTTCCTGGCCTTCCCTGGGTAAGGCCAGTAGGGACCCATCAGGCTAGAAGGGGTGAGACTCTCTCTTGGCTAAAATCCCCACTTCCTTCCAAGTTAGGAATCTGGTTACTCTACAGCTTAGGGTTGAGGTATAGAGCCCAGGACCCTACAGAGGCTACTTCCAGGGAGGCTGCAGGCAAGCCACTTAGCTTCTGTGAACCTGTTTCCCCACCTTTGTAGTACAGTCTCCCTACAAAGCTCTAAGGACAGAGCCTTGTTCAGTACgtcttgtttttgttcatttgctaagttgtgtctgactctttatgaccccatggatcccaagcagcacgccaggcttccctgtccttcactatctcccagagtttgggcaaatttatatccattgagtcagtgatgccatccaaccatctcatcctctctcgccctcttctcctcttgccctcagtctttcccagcatcagggtctcttccaatacGTCTTAGCTGCTTTATAAAAATGGAGCTCTTGATGAAGACTCTAAGCCTGGTATTGCAGTAGGTCCCAGGAGGACAAAGTCTCCTGACCACTGGTCTTGACTTACAGGATTGGTTGGTTTAGGATTTGACTGACTGAGGACATGCAAGTTTTAGGAAGCATttgggcttctcctgtggctcagccagtaaagaatctgcctgcaatgcaggagacctgggttcaatccctgagttgggaagatcccctggagaagggaaggctacccactccagaattctggtctgaagaattccatggactgtatagttcatggggttgcaaagagtcagacacaactgagcgactttcactccacttctagaaatttatccgaAACATGAACCAAAAAAGTAGGTTCACTGTAAGGTTTGCTGTAACAATTTATAAAGTGAAAAGCTGGAAAtagcctatgttctcctctaggataTTGGTCATGTAGGTGATGAGACAAATAGAATCTTATACAGTCACTCAAGAGGAAGCAGAGGGATATTTGTTGATTTGGAAAGATATTTATTATTAACTGAAAGCAATATACAAAacaatatttgtgtgtatatattttgaaacCTGGATACTAATACACCAACAGTGGGTGGATATCTCTGAATGATTTCTACAATTCTTTTCTGATTCTAGATTTCCTTGCctaaattttctataatgaacatGAATTCCTTTTGTGAAAAATATAGTAACATATCTTATtaacttaaattattttataatgttattcagttcagttcagttcagttcagtcactcagtcgtgtccgactctttgtaaccccatgaatcacagcacgccaggcctccctgtccatcaccaactcctggagttcacccagattcacgtccatcgagtcggtgatgccatccagccatctcatcctctgtcgtccccttctcctcttgcccccaatccctcccagcatcagagccttttcaaatgagtcaactcttcacatgaggtggccaaagtactggagtttcagctttagcatcagtccttccaaagaaatcccagggctgatctccttcagaatggactggttggatctccttgcagtccaagggactttcaagaatcttctccaacaccacatttcaaaagcatcaattctttggtgctcagccttcttcacagtccaactctcacatccatacatgaccactggaaaaaccatagccttgactagacggacctttgttggcaaagtaacgtctctgcttttgaatatgctatctaggttggtcatcactttccttccaaggagtaagcgtcttttaatttcatggctgcagtcaccatctgcagtgattttggagccccaaaaataaagtataataaataaACATAGTAATAAAAAATGGGCAATTTTACTAGCTGTACGTGTCCCTCTCTCCAGCCTTATCTCTCCACTCGATTCTTGATAACTGACAATAAACATAGCTTCATCATTGCTACTGTTCATTTCAGTATTTTCTAGTATTTATTAGcctcagtcggacacgactgagcgactgaactgaactgattagccTCAGAGAATCGTACTAGGCCAAGCGATGTAAAGATGAATTATCACATTCCTCAAATGATTTGCGTGCACACCAAATTTTGAGGTACGTGGAGACAAGGAGTTCTTTACCTCCCTCCttcatttattgttttctcttttaattcatttcatcCGTTCATTCCTAACTTGTGGGGCGGGGCGTTTATTTACTTCACCTACGCATGCGCACTCCTGTGATGGGGGGGGCGCGGTGGGGCCGCTCGGGGTGGCGGCCCCGCCTCCCGGCCCCGACCATTGGCCGGCCCCGCCAGCGCGCCTCTGATTGGTAGCCGCGGACCTGGCCTCCCGCTCATCAAAGTTGGCGGGAACGCGAAGGCGGGGCAGAATGGCGGCGCCCACGGACTCGTTGTCCGTCAGTGGCCCCACGGCCGTGAGGCTGCCTCGGTCGCCGCCGATCAAGGTGCTGGCGGAGCAGCTGCGGCGCGACGCGGAGGGCGGCCCGGGCTCGTGGCGGTTGTCGCGGGCGGCGGTGGGCCGCGAGCCGCTGGAGCTGAGGGCCGTGTGGATGCAGGGCACTGTGGTGGAGGCCGGCGGCGGTGAGGCGCGGCTGCGGGACCCAAGCGGGTTCTTCTCGGTTCGCGGCCTGGAGCGGGTGCCGCGCGGGCGGCCCTGCCTTGTCCCAGGTAACGGCGGGATTCGAACCCTTGGCTGGCCCTCGGTTTGTACCGCCCAAAGGCGGGGCCGGGCCGTCCCACCTCCAGGTCTTTTTGCAGTGCCGCAGGAGCAGCATGATGGTCACCAGGCTCCATAcccttccttcctgctccttCCCAGCCAGGCGCCACCTAAGCCGTTCTGATGATAAGCATCACCCGcagcccatttaaaaaatacGAGTTCCTAGGATTGCACCAGCCTTTCCAGCTGGAATCTCCGGGAGAGGGACCCATCAGGAACAAAGCCTCCTCCGCAGGGGTGATTCCCACCCCGCCACCTCAAGTTTTGGAAAATACCGTAGTGGGGAACTTCTGTTCATCGCTAATGACTGGACTCAAGGGTACCTTCCTTAGGGAAGCTCTCCCCACTTCCCAGGAGTGGGGGGGCCCTGCTGTACCCCTCCCTCATGGGACTGTCAGGCTGTAGTCACTACTCTTTCCTTTTAAACTAGTGGTGTGCACGTTTGAGCGCACATCAGACTTACACTGAGGGCTTGTTAAAACTGCTGGCAGGCGCCGCCCTCAGAGTTAGCCTGGATGGGGCTGAGAACTTTCTAAGCAGCTCCCAGGTGCTGCTGGCCTGggggccacactttgagaaccactgggcaAGACTACCACAGGGTGGGGTCTGTGTCTTTCTGACGACTATTCTCAGCATTAGGTTGAACTGGCTCGGGCCCTTTTCGGatgttctgcctggagaattgttCTTAACCTTTCTAGATCGCCTTTCAAAGGGACTAATAGTTGCTGCCTGGTGTATGGattcagtacattttaaaaatggcctTAGCACAGCTCCTGGGTCATAGTGAGGGTTGTGACCATTGCTTTTACGATGTGATACTCCTGCACGCTTctctccccacccagccccatccttcagccttcctctctctctgccctccatTGCAGTGTTTATCTAGACATGGTCTACAAACCTCAGGGTGCCACCTCTTTTTGCTTGGCTTATGAGCTGAGTGATTTTTCCGTTTTCAAATGGTTGAGAAAAAACGAAAGATTTCATGTGAAAGATGACACGTGAAAagtatatgaaattcaaatatcTGGGTCCATAAATAAAGTCTTCACGGAACACAATCATTTAGGTATTGTCTGGGGATGTTTTCTCATTATAGCTACAGACTtgaatagttgcaacagagaccttGTGAccttcaaagcctaaaatatttagtatccaaccctttacagaaaatgttttccagCCCTTGGTGTAGCATGTAGCCTGAGCTGTTTGGTGTCTTGGTCCCTAAACAATGCTCTTTGAAGGCAAGCTAGGGCTGTCTCCCATGGGTGGCTCCAGCCCTGGCATAAGGTTGGTACCAGTCGGTACctgcgtgggcttccctggtggctgacagTAAAGaagaaatctgtctgcaatgcaggagtccagagtttgatccctgggttgggaagatcccctggaggagggcatggcaacccactccagcattctggcctgggacatcccaaggacagaggagcctggagggctgtggtccatggagttgcaaagagttggacaagattgagtgactgagcacagcacaggtaCCTCAGTGGTCATTGCACATTGACAAACCCATCTGACTTACCCACTGGCCTGAATGCCTGCATGCCTGGgccttgccatttcctcttgctAATTAATACCAAGGTTTGATTGACAAGTTGGTAACTACTTTCAGACAGGGAGCCTGAAGAGTAACCAAGCCATTAAAACACAAAGTGATGTGTCATAGGCTTGAGCTTGAGTGCAAGGTGCCGTGGGCGCTGAAGAGGGACAACTGATCCAGGCCTGTGAGGTCATGAGATGAAGGCCAGATGGAAGGGAGTGAGTGGGGAAGAGACGGGgcacagtggggaaggagagacagTGGAGAGAGACTCATCCGGGGAGAGGCTGTGGGTAGAAGGAACCAGACTAAGTAACCGGGTTGGCTGATCATGAAAGGCAAGAACAACTCAGTCCTTTGGGTTGTGTTATAATGCAACCTTCTATTTGTGTTGTATGCCTCGTTGTGTGCAGATTTCCCGTGTGTGGATTACCTCTCCTATTGGGATCTCTGtgggtttgttcttcttttcctggGTCTTAAGTCATTTTCCTAGAGTTCCATCTCCCCCAGTATTTCAGGCCTATTCAGAGGGGTATGTCAAGTGTATTTTTATAATGAGCCTCCATCACTGAGGAGCCCAGAGTCACTTGCTCAGGTTGAAAGTAGAGATGGGTTCAGGGAAACCTCAGTATGTAGTACCAGGGGCTGATGCCCAGAGGGTAAGGTATCAGCTCTCCTGGCTTCTTTCCGTCAGAGCCCCGGGGCCTGGATGCAAACCCAGCCCTGATGTTGGAAGCAGTATGATTAAAGCGGCCTTGTAGGGGCATGCGGTGGAGGCTGGCCGCATGTCTGCTTTTCCTGCtgtgttggggtttttttttttttttttacacaattgAGTTTTGTGTGGTTAAGACTGGCCAAGTTTTGCTTTCAAGGAGAGCCACTTCCCCAAGGGAATGGGAAGAGCGTTGCGGTTAATATGTCATGAGATCATTGAATAGCAGCCTGCCCTCTCCATGACTTGCTTACGTGTGCCCAGCTGACGGCAGCAGGCGGTGGAGATTGGTCCCAGGCAGCTGGACCGATAGGGTGTTTTGGGGGGTGCCGCCCCtgctgaaacaggagggaaggggcaaGGCACAACTTCTGAAAAAATGACacagcccaaggacacaacataaaccaattagaatcagatgggtccaagatggcagacaagtcaacttcaactagaccttgatcctcaatcagcaagtgaaatgacacacccagaggcgccatgacagttccaaggttGACCATCAAAGAACAAAAAGTAGGCCGTGGCCCAACCCCTGGAAATCCCCGCCCCTTCccaaaaatagttggaataatcctcccactcattagcctatgaagttacccagcccataaaagctaaccaTGCCACATTTTGAGGCACttgccctctgcaatggcccacactcttgtctgtggagtgtgtttctctctgtatcaatccacttcttacctatcactttgtctctcactgaattctttctgcaataagacatcaagaacctgaactTCATTGGGTCCCTAAACCAGGTCTGTGATCTCAGTTGGAAGGCCATGGGTTTGTAGTCCCAATCCGAGGTACGTGGTTTCACTGCCCAGTTCTTGTGGCAACATGAAGGGGAATTAGATTTTTGCTTTGGGGCTGtcagagttgttgttcagtttcctcccgaccccatggacggcagcacgccaggcttccctgtccttcaccatgtcccggagtttgctcaaactcgtgtccattgagtcggtgatgccatccagccatcctctgTCAGGAGTTGTCTGTGCAGAAAGAGGACCAGTCTTGTGCATGGAGACCAGTCGCAGGCTCGTCAATTGAGCAAAAacagggagaagggaaaagctcagGGTTTTCTGGCCCTGCCTTAGAGCAGATTATCGAATTATAACTCATCTTCTGGTATGAGCATCTCTTCCATTTCTTAGGCAGGATAGCTTTATGCAGTGTGCTCTGATTAACATTTGAAAACCAGAAGCCAAAGAAGATACGGATGTCATTCTCCAGGTTAAATGTGGAATTTACTATCGATATATAAGTATTTTAATCACCTTGGCATTTTGGTATTTACTGTCTGCATTtttttgtggggtggggggtctcCAGTTTGCCTCCCTGATAAAGTTAAACCCTCTCAAGGACTcctgtctctgttttgtttgtattttctctATCAGTGTGGACTTTTACCACCCAGCTTTTCTTCTTCCAGGAAAGTATGTAATGGTGATGGGAGTGATTCAGGCCTGCAGCCCCGAGCCCTGCCTGCAGGCTGTGAAGATGACAGATCTTTCAGATAATCCCCTCCACGAAAGCTTGTGGGAGCTGGAAGTGGAAGATTTACACAGGCATATATATTCCTTAGATGATGTTGGAACCGGCgattaaaaaaacaactgaagTTCTGGAGCAACTTGCATTCTTACCATGTGGATTTCATAGACATCACTCAGTATATATTTCTCAAAGGTTTATCAGAAAGCTTTGCTCTGAGCGGTCCAGATGCAGGACCACTAAATGCCGGGACACTCCAGTGAACTCCGCCCTTGCTGCCCTTCGCTTTGACTGTTTGCTGATGAAAAGCAGAtgttttgttctctctctctctctttttttttctctctctgtgttaaTTCTCTCTCCCTGAAGCACACAGAAACCTCATGCTGCATTTTCCAAGTTTTACAAGTGATGATGCTTTTTCCATTACCACCGCGGCCCTGTTTTACGAGGCCAAATTTGAACCTCAGTCACGGCCCGTGGAGATGAAAAGCATGGTTATGGGCAGGAAAAGAGGCTGCGTAAAAAAGGAATGACCTCACGGCCCCGTGTCTCCTCAATCCACAGCTTCCATAT from Bos javanicus breed banteng chromosome 25, ARS-OSU_banteng_1.0, whole genome shotgun sequence harbors:
- the RMI2 gene encoding recQ-mediated genome instability protein 2, with amino-acid sequence MAAPTDSLSVSGPTAVRLPRSPPIKVLAEQLRRDAEGGPGSWRLSRAAVGREPLELRAVWMQGTVVEAGGGEARLRDPSGFFSVRGLERVPRGRPCLVPGKYVMVMGVIQACSPEPCLQAVKMTDLSDNPLHESLWELEVEDLHRHIYSLDDVGTGD